Proteins co-encoded in one Spirosoma endbachense genomic window:
- a CDS encoding IS630 family transposase, which translates to MGTLNPKKSKLKPWLKKQWCIGKVDGEYLAKMENVLAVYAQPTPPGRARLCFDERPCQLLDEMIAALPIQPGKAAKEDNEYARKGTCVVLLAYDLDTGQRYTQVRKQRTKADYAEFMHELVSTYYTDVEYIDLVQDNLNTHKYGSFYEHLPLAQARLLSHKLVFHYTPKHGSWLNAAEIEFSALARQCLDRRIGSLEELERQVSLWVSERNQLAVKVHWSFTAVTAETKLKRWYEQVNPACNPS; encoded by the coding sequence ATCGGTACGCTTAACCCTAAAAAAAGTAAACTCAAGCCCTGGCTTAAAAAGCAATGGTGCATCGGGAAAGTAGACGGCGAATATCTAGCCAAAATGGAGAACGTTTTGGCCGTTTATGCTCAGCCAACCCCACCGGGCCGGGCACGATTATGCTTTGATGAACGACCGTGTCAATTGTTGGATGAAATGATAGCAGCCCTACCCATTCAACCAGGCAAAGCTGCTAAAGAGGACAACGAATATGCCAGAAAAGGAACGTGTGTGGTATTATTAGCGTATGATCTGGACACCGGGCAACGCTATACTCAAGTGCGCAAACAACGCACAAAGGCCGATTATGCGGAGTTCATGCACGAACTAGTGAGCACTTACTATACTGATGTTGAGTATATTGACTTGGTGCAGGACAATTTGAATACCCATAAATACGGTTCCTTTTACGAGCATTTGCCGCTGGCCCAAGCCCGGTTGTTGAGTCATAAATTGGTGTTTCATTATACCCCAAAGCATGGATCTTGGCTGAACGCAGCGGAGATCGAATTCTCGGCCCTAGCCCGCCAATGCTTGGATCGGCGCATTGGTAGTCTGGAAGAATTGGAGCGTCAGGTTAGTCTTTGGGTCAGTGAGCGCAACCAGCTTGCTGTGAAGGTGCATTGGAGTTTTACCGCAGTTACAGCGGAAACCAAACTCAAGCGGTGGTATGAGCAGGTGAATCCGGCTTGTAATCCAAGTTGA
- the leuB gene encoding 3-isopropylmalate dehydrogenase gives MAKKHILVVPGDGIGAEVTTVGKQVLELIAQLFDHDFTYDEALIGHVAIEATGSPLPEETLTKMRSADAILFGAVGHPKYDNDPSAKVRPEQGLLQMRKELGLYANLRPIKLFDELLDASSIKPEILRGADILFFRELTGDVYFGKRERLDDGNTAYDTMIYSKYEVERIVRKAFEAARTRSKKLCSVDKANVLESSRLWREVVQALAPEYPDVTVEHQFIDAAAMLLIKDPKRFDVVVTGNLFGDILTDEASQIAGSMGMLASASIGDSTGVYEPIHGSAHDITGKGLANPLASVLSVALLLDISFGFKAEAQAVIDAVDAVLKAGYRTRDIANTTTSPDKILGTQQMGDQILQQLKG, from the coding sequence ATGGCAAAAAAACACATTCTTGTAGTCCCTGGTGATGGAATCGGGGCAGAAGTAACTACCGTTGGTAAGCAGGTTCTGGAGTTAATCGCTCAGCTGTTCGACCATGACTTTACCTACGACGAAGCCCTCATCGGTCACGTTGCTATCGAAGCTACCGGCTCTCCGCTACCCGAAGAAACATTGACTAAAATGCGGAGTGCTGATGCCATTCTTTTCGGTGCAGTAGGCCATCCTAAATACGATAACGACCCTTCCGCAAAAGTTCGCCCGGAGCAGGGTTTGCTTCAAATGCGCAAAGAGTTGGGCTTATATGCGAATCTACGCCCGATCAAACTCTTTGACGAACTTCTCGACGCATCGAGCATTAAGCCCGAGATCCTGCGTGGAGCCGACATCTTATTCTTCCGTGAACTGACTGGCGATGTTTACTTCGGCAAACGCGAACGGCTCGACGATGGCAATACGGCATACGACACTATGATTTATAGCAAATATGAAGTAGAGCGTATTGTTCGGAAGGCATTTGAGGCTGCGCGTACCCGTAGCAAAAAGCTGTGTTCCGTCGATAAAGCCAACGTATTGGAAAGCAGTCGCTTATGGCGCGAAGTAGTGCAGGCGCTCGCCCCCGAATACCCCGACGTAACGGTTGAGCACCAGTTTATCGATGCAGCGGCCATGTTACTCATTAAAGATCCTAAACGATTTGATGTCGTAGTAACAGGGAATTTATTCGGCGATATTCTGACTGATGAAGCCAGCCAGATTGCCGGTTCGATGGGGATGCTGGCCTCAGCTTCCATTGGCGATAGCACTGGTGTTTATGAACCTATCCATGGCTCCGCACACGATATTACGGGCAAGGGGTTAGCTAACCCACTGGCTTCTGTTCTCTCGGTAGCTTTGCTCCTGGATATTTCGTTTGGCTTTAAAGCTGAAGCACAAGCCGTCATTGACGCCGTTGATGCAGTATTGAAAGCGGGTTATCGTACACGTGATATTGCCAATACAACAACGTCTCCGGATAAAATTCTAGGCACTCAGCAAATGGGTGATCAAATTCTGCAACAATTAAAAGGCTGA
- a CDS encoding helix-turn-helix domain-containing protein yields MGQIAKPFVLSEADLTTLDQLVRKGKDAARKLTRARALQFSHQGQHPFQISQSLGISLATVFNLRKRYRETGLQRAIGEKARPGQPRKVTQQVEAHITQIACSEAPDGRTRWTASLINERLVKLDIHIDDESVRLTLKKVNSSPGLKSNGASGK; encoded by the coding sequence ATGGGCCAAATCGCTAAACCGTTTGTGCTGTCGGAAGCCGATCTCACAACGCTCGACCAACTCGTTCGTAAAGGTAAAGACGCTGCTCGTAAGTTGACCCGAGCCAGAGCCTTGCAGTTTTCCCATCAAGGCCAACACCCCTTTCAGATTAGCCAATCGTTAGGTATCAGTCTGGCCACAGTCTTCAACTTGCGTAAACGCTATCGGGAAACGGGCCTGCAAAGAGCCATTGGGGAGAAAGCTCGACCCGGCCAACCCCGCAAAGTGACCCAGCAAGTGGAGGCCCATATCACTCAAATCGCCTGTAGCGAGGCCCCTGATGGGCGTACTCGTTGGACAGCGAGCCTGATTAATGAACGGTTAGTCAAACTCGACATCCACATTGATGACGAATCGGTACGCTTAACCCTAAAAAAAGTAAACTCAAGCCCTGGCTTAAAAAGCAATGGTGCATCGGGAAAGTAG
- a CDS encoding 2-isopropylmalate synthase, with translation MSQRVYIFDTTLRDGEQVPGCQLTTEEKIVVAKELERMGVDIIEAGFPISSPGDFKSVVEISKSVTEPTICALSRAVKGDIDAAGEALKWAKRGRIHTGIGSSDIHIRNKFSSTREKILEQAIAAVKHAKTYVEDVEFYAEDAGRADLGFLAQLTEAVIKAGATVVNIPDTTGYCLPDEYGKKIAYIYEHVSNVHQATISIHCHNDLGLATANTLAGVMNGARQVEVTMNGIGERAGNTSLEEVVMAIKIKKELGLYTNVDSTRLFPVSNLVSQMMRMPVQANKAIVGRNAFAHSSGIHQDGFLKHSENYEIMNPHDVGVPKSSIVLTARSGRHALKHRLELLGYRYDKPTLDGIYTRFLDMADIRKEVNDKDLMELVR, from the coding sequence ATGAGCCAACGAGTTTATATTTTCGACACCACTCTGCGCGACGGCGAACAAGTGCCGGGTTGCCAGTTAACCACCGAAGAAAAAATTGTGGTTGCTAAAGAGCTGGAACGTATGGGGGTTGATATTATCGAAGCAGGTTTCCCAATATCCAGCCCCGGCGATTTTAAATCGGTAGTCGAAATCTCGAAGTCTGTTACAGAGCCAACAATCTGCGCCCTGAGCCGGGCTGTCAAAGGTGACATAGATGCAGCCGGAGAAGCGCTCAAATGGGCAAAGCGCGGCCGGATTCATACCGGTATTGGCTCGTCAGATATCCATATTCGCAACAAATTTAGTAGCACACGCGAGAAGATTCTGGAGCAGGCGATTGCAGCTGTTAAACACGCTAAAACATACGTTGAAGACGTCGAGTTTTATGCAGAAGATGCAGGTCGGGCTGATCTTGGTTTCCTTGCCCAGCTAACGGAAGCCGTTATCAAGGCTGGTGCTACAGTAGTGAATATTCCAGATACAACGGGCTATTGTTTGCCCGATGAATATGGCAAAAAAATTGCATACATCTATGAACACGTTTCAAACGTTCATCAGGCAACCATATCCATTCACTGTCACAATGACCTTGGTTTAGCTACTGCTAACACCCTTGCTGGTGTTATGAACGGCGCCCGCCAGGTTGAAGTTACCATGAATGGCATTGGCGAACGGGCAGGTAATACATCGCTGGAAGAGGTTGTTATGGCGATAAAGATTAAAAAAGAACTGGGTTTATACACAAACGTTGACTCAACCCGGCTTTTCCCAGTTAGTAATCTGGTGTCTCAAATGATGCGCATGCCTGTTCAGGCAAATAAAGCAATTGTTGGCCGAAATGCCTTTGCGCACTCGTCAGGTATTCATCAGGACGGTTTTCTGAAACATTCTGAAAACTATGAAATCATGAATCCTCACGATGTTGGCGTGCCAAAATCGTCTATTGTTCTTACTGCCCGTAGCGGCCGCCATGCGCTTAAGCATCGGCTTGAACTACTTGGTTACCGTTATGACAAACCGACTTTAGATGGTATTTACACTCGTTTTCTGGATATGGCTGATATTCGAAAAGAGGTGAATGATAAAGATCTTATGGAGTTAGTCCGTTAA
- a CDS encoding replication initiation protein, translating to MPKAAPTPQQLSLFNRYPTNYQSNLFTESRQEFTELEKKIVTLLVNQLGNMAVQGKIQPDVNVVVTIPYGELTKDRYERITEAAESLSKKRISFKDDRNNQFIFITPFPFVQSLLTEGRRFIEIKLLADVVPHFAALGQRYTKYDLDVMLSLSSVYAQRMFEIVSMHFHIKKMRFTYLVEELRNILNCPESYRYVDFKINALEVAQRELRQKANIILEWQPSRKEGKRVVELEFQIRTAQQLAVEGVQEDAEKLSALAPHELVIKGYEVMAQYQLKPWQKDLIITDPELLETLFRLHSEFLNGMRPDVKNRNKYLAKSLGMDKLKQPKTAARDTQTSKALQPQLSFHRPASDTRMSGQAQSIGSLLGTILPEKKG from the coding sequence ATGCCAAAAGCTGCACCTACTCCTCAGCAGTTATCGCTTTTTAACCGGTATCCGACTAACTATCAGTCCAATCTGTTTACAGAATCCCGGCAGGAATTTACAGAACTGGAAAAAAAAATCGTCACTTTACTCGTCAATCAATTGGGTAATATGGCGGTACAGGGTAAGATTCAGCCGGATGTAAACGTGGTGGTCACTATACCTTATGGTGAATTAACCAAAGATCGATATGAACGAATTACAGAGGCTGCGGAATCGCTGTCGAAAAAACGGATATCGTTCAAAGATGACCGAAACAATCAATTTATTTTTATTACCCCGTTTCCGTTTGTTCAGTCTTTGTTAACAGAGGGGCGGCGCTTCATTGAAATCAAATTATTAGCGGATGTTGTGCCTCATTTTGCGGCTCTAGGTCAGCGGTATACTAAATACGATTTGGACGTAATGCTTTCCTTATCATCCGTTTACGCCCAGCGTATGTTTGAAATTGTAAGCATGCATTTTCACATTAAAAAAATGCGATTTACGTATCTAGTGGAAGAGCTACGCAATATCCTGAACTGTCCAGAATCGTACAGGTACGTTGATTTTAAAATCAATGCACTTGAGGTTGCTCAGCGTGAATTACGCCAAAAAGCTAATATCATTTTGGAATGGCAACCATCCCGCAAAGAGGGCAAGCGGGTGGTAGAACTCGAATTTCAAATACGAACGGCCCAGCAGCTGGCAGTGGAGGGGGTACAGGAAGATGCTGAAAAGTTGAGCGCTTTAGCTCCGCACGAGTTAGTAATTAAAGGGTATGAAGTAATGGCACAGTATCAACTAAAGCCTTGGCAAAAAGACCTAATCATAACCGATCCTGAGCTGCTGGAAACCTTATTCCGACTTCATTCTGAATTTCTTAATGGCATGCGTCCAGACGTGAAGAACCGCAATAAATATTTAGCTAAATCACTGGGGATGGATAAGCTAAAGCAGCCAAAAACTGCAGCACGGGACACCCAGACGTCAAAGGCGCTCCAGCCACAATTAAGTTTCCATCGACCAGCGTCTGATACACGAATGAGTGGTCAGGCTCAATCAATTGGATCATTACTCGGCACTATATTACCCGAAAAAAAGGGTTGA
- a CDS encoding AAA family ATPase, with protein MKLQEIKIFNRYRSLEPIPDGQKFPKLGLLKGKLDPIALVGLNGSGKSNFLELLADIFFELEVYFLQKQNIYTEESPNYFAFADNKKKEPIFFEIRYKIKVEGEEHEIKVVRKEDNKNEPLFYIKRIAHDLFSTINYVKLPNDKSTRKYLPLVIAYTSGLNDLLTMPFVDLQDYYAQQVARQALSNKGSQEKIVSPNLLLLNYESNAAIVVSNLLLASEGRAFL; from the coding sequence ATGAAGCTTCAAGAAATTAAAATTTTTAATCGTTACAGAAGCCTAGAGCCAATCCCTGACGGGCAAAAATTCCCTAAGCTTGGTCTTTTAAAAGGTAAGTTAGATCCAATTGCTCTAGTTGGTCTAAATGGTAGTGGAAAATCTAATTTCTTAGAACTATTAGCAGATATTTTCTTTGAACTTGAAGTGTATTTTTTGCAAAAGCAAAATATTTATACAGAAGAAAGTCCCAATTACTTTGCTTTTGCAGATAATAAAAAAAAAGAACCAATTTTCTTTGAGATAAGATATAAAATTAAAGTAGAAGGAGAAGAGCATGAAATAAAAGTAGTGAGAAAGGAAGATAATAAGAATGAGCCTTTGTTTTATATTAAAAGAATAGCTCATGATCTTTTTAGTACTATTAATTATGTAAAACTGCCAAACGATAAATCAACTAGAAAATACTTACCATTAGTTATTGCTTATACATCTGGATTAAATGATTTATTAACCATGCCGTTTGTTGACCTACAAGATTATTACGCACAGCAGGTTGCTAGACAGGCACTTTCGAATAAAGGCTCTCAAGAGAAAATAGTTTCCCCTAACTTACTCTTATTGAATTATGAAAGTAATGCAGCTATAGTTGTTTCTAATTTATTATTAGCTAGTGAGGGCAGGGCTTTCTTATAA